The following are encoded in a window of Haloarcula halophila genomic DNA:
- a CDS encoding DUF7120 family protein encodes MSKVKVSLSDQTVTDIERLVEQGEFINQDQAIEDLLKRGVSAYNTTEESTESELDDQMFGQTAADQQDPAMQDDDYGF; translated from the coding sequence GTGAGCAAAGTCAAGGTGTCACTGTCGGACCAGACTGTGACCGACATCGAACGGCTCGTCGAACAGGGAGAGTTCATCAATCAGGACCAGGCCATCGAAGACCTCCTCAAGCGTGGGGTCTCGGCCTACAACACGACCGAGGAGTCGACGGAGTCCGAACTGGACGATCAGATGTTCGGCCAGACTGCCGCCGACCAGCAGGACCCGGCCATGCAGGACGACGACTACGGGTTCTGA
- a CDS encoding DUF5789 family protein — translation MRMLAEATESYDAQTYPLTTEELIEAVGDTTLELPNGTETLADALGRLTSETYETPEEARLATYSAVSSKAIGRKGYSDRDPVAMGEDGPDQVSF, via the coding sequence ATGCGGATGCTAGCCGAGGCGACCGAGTCGTACGATGCACAGACCTACCCGCTGACGACCGAGGAACTCATCGAAGCCGTCGGGGACACCACACTGGAGCTACCGAACGGGACCGAGACCTTGGCGGACGCGTTGGGTCGTCTCACCTCCGAGACCTACGAGACGCCCGAAGAGGCGCGGCTGGCGACGTACTCGGCGGTCTCCAGCAAGGCGATCGGGCGCAAGGGGTACTCGGACCGTGATCCCGTCGCGATGGGCGAAGACGGCCCCGATCAGGTCTCGTTCTGA
- a CDS encoding PHP domain-containing protein: MVVADLHVHTTRSDGTLTLATLPEAARAAGVEAVAVTDHDRLNPDLDGPVTDRDGLTIVHGIELRVDAGDQRLDLLGYGVDPTDDLREACATIQQNRRERGRQIIECVEDRLGVPLPVEPRDGLGRPHIARAIAEVSDYGYGEAFEELIGNDCPCFVAREIPSFERGRDLLADACGLVGLAHPFRYEDTEAALARCASVDAVERWYPYDDAVDTERIERAVDRYDLVPTGGSDAHGETVGGAGLDDRAWQRVRRALGV; this comes from the coding sequence ATGGTTGTCGCGGATCTCCACGTCCATACCACGCGCTCCGACGGGACACTCACGCTGGCGACGCTTCCGGAGGCTGCCCGGGCCGCCGGCGTCGAGGCGGTCGCCGTCACCGACCACGACCGACTCAACCCCGATCTCGACGGTCCAGTGACCGATCGGGACGGACTGACGATCGTCCACGGGATCGAACTCCGCGTCGACGCCGGCGATCAGCGATTGGATCTGCTGGGGTACGGTGTCGACCCGACCGACGACCTCCGGGAGGCGTGTGCGACCATCCAGCAGAACCGCCGCGAGCGTGGCCGACAGATCATCGAGTGCGTCGAGGACCGACTGGGCGTGCCACTCCCGGTCGAACCACGTGACGGTCTCGGTCGGCCACACATCGCACGCGCCATCGCAGAGGTCAGCGACTACGGCTACGGGGAGGCCTTCGAGGAACTCATCGGGAACGACTGCCCCTGTTTCGTCGCCCGCGAGATCCCGTCGTTCGAGCGCGGCCGGGACCTGCTCGCGGATGCCTGTGGGCTCGTCGGGCTGGCTCACCCGTTCCGCTACGAGGACACCGAGGCCGCACTGGCCCGCTGTGCGTCCGTCGACGCCGTCGAGCGGTGGTACCCCTACGACGACGCCGTCGACACCGAGCGGATCGAGCGCGCCGTCGACCGCTACGACCTCGTCCCGACCGGCGGTAGCGACGCCCACGGCGAGACCGTCGGGGGCGCGGGACTCGACGACCGGGCCTGGCAGCGGGTCCGGCGTGCCCTCGGTGTCTGA
- a CDS encoding DUF6757 family protein, translating into MQCHYCDDEADIAVEKDGLKVGVCKTHFREQMAELEDADWMDELDEQLDIDRRE; encoded by the coding sequence ATGCAGTGTCACTACTGTGACGACGAGGCCGACATCGCCGTCGAGAAAGACGGTCTGAAGGTCGGTGTCTGTAAGACCCACTTCCGCGAGCAGATGGCGGAACTGGAAGACGCCGACTGGATGGACGAACTCGACGAGCAACTCGACATCGACCGGCGGGAGTAA
- a CDS encoding cupin domain-containing protein, with the protein MRKCSLDDAETRIGPAAIKRPLTDPLGIENAALNYYELAPGDAFGFGYHRHADQEEVFYVQRGTVTFETEAGSVTVSADEAVRFGPGEWQVGRNEGEERVVALAMGAPRDAGETEMRRECPDCGERTPNRIEFADDREALVTLCADCGAETGRFT; encoded by the coding sequence ATGCGAAAGTGTTCTCTCGACGACGCCGAGACGCGCATTGGACCGGCAGCGATCAAACGCCCGCTGACAGACCCGCTCGGTATCGAGAACGCGGCACTGAACTACTACGAACTCGCACCCGGCGACGCCTTTGGCTTCGGGTACCACCGTCACGCCGACCAGGAGGAAGTGTTCTACGTCCAGCGTGGGACCGTGACCTTCGAGACCGAAGCCGGGTCGGTCACCGTCAGCGCGGACGAGGCGGTTCGCTTCGGGCCGGGCGAGTGGCAAGTGGGCCGCAACGAGGGCGAGGAACGCGTCGTCGCGCTGGCGATGGGCGCACCCCGCGACGCCGGCGAGACGGAGATGCGCCGCGAGTGTCCCGACTGTGGCGAGCGGACACCCAACCGGATCGAGTTCGCCGACGACCGGGAGGCGCTGGTCACGCTGTGTGCGGACTGTGGCGCCGAAACCGGTCGATTCACCTAA
- a CDS encoding HPP family protein: MTRQNRAVWARQTGRIGALLSALGVVVWASGLPFLFPSLGPTAYLYATQPSAPTCRVRRVLGGHAVGVAAGLVAYHTVAGGVVITASMTAGAPGTLRLAASGVVAAMLTTVGMFVTDTHHAPACATTLIVGLGILPSLREGGIILVAVSVLAVEHALVGRLLE, encoded by the coding sequence GTGACACGTCAGAACCGTGCAGTGTGGGCCAGACAGACGGGGCGGATCGGTGCGCTCCTGTCGGCGCTGGGCGTCGTCGTCTGGGCCAGCGGGCTCCCGTTCCTGTTTCCAAGCCTCGGGCCGACGGCGTACCTCTACGCGACGCAGCCGTCTGCACCGACGTGTCGGGTCCGGCGGGTCCTGGGTGGTCACGCCGTCGGGGTCGCCGCCGGGCTCGTCGCCTATCACACCGTGGCCGGCGGTGTCGTCATCACGGCCTCCATGACCGCCGGCGCACCGGGGACGCTACGACTGGCAGCGAGCGGTGTCGTCGCGGCGATGTTGACGACCGTCGGGATGTTCGTGACCGACACGCACCACGCGCCGGCGTGTGCGACGACGCTCATCGTCGGACTGGGGATTCTCCCGTCGCTCCGGGAGGGGGGAATCATCCTCGTGGCGGTCTCGGTGTTGGCCGTCGAACACGCGCTCGTCGGCCGACTGCTCGAGTGA
- a CDS encoding type 1 glutamine amidotransferase, protein MSLRIALLNAAHDGTANRRNFRRELDADLVEYDVTERELPEDFAFDGCLVTGSRASVYWDEPWIADLESWVGSAIDRGLPFLGVCFGHQLLAHTLGGRVEPMDDYEIGYRTVEHDGENELLDGVSDSFTVFTTHSDHVAQLPPGAEQFAENDYGVHGFRKGHVFSVQFHPEYDTQTAETVTSGKDELADERVQRVIDGITEENYRAACEAKQLFENFTEYVRTVQSDATARGEVAADDD, encoded by the coding sequence ATGAGTCTGCGTATCGCCCTGCTGAACGCGGCCCACGACGGCACGGCCAACCGCCGGAACTTCCGGCGGGAACTAGACGCCGACCTCGTGGAGTACGACGTCACCGAGCGCGAACTGCCCGAAGACTTCGCGTTCGACGGCTGTCTCGTCACCGGATCGCGGGCCTCAGTCTACTGGGACGAACCCTGGATCGCCGACCTGGAGTCGTGGGTCGGCTCGGCTATCGACCGCGGGCTGCCGTTCCTGGGCGTCTGTTTCGGCCACCAGCTCCTGGCACACACGCTCGGTGGCCGCGTCGAGCCGATGGACGACTACGAGATCGGCTACCGGACCGTCGAACACGACGGCGAGAACGAGCTTCTCGACGGGGTTTCTGATTCCTTTACCGTGTTTACGACCCACTCGGACCACGTCGCACAGCTCCCGCCGGGTGCCGAACAGTTCGCCGAGAACGACTACGGCGTCCACGGCTTCCGGAAAGGACACGTCTTCTCCGTGCAGTTCCACCCGGAGTACGACACCCAGACCGCCGAGACGGTCACCTCGGGGAAGGACGAACTAGCCGACGAGCGCGTCCAGCGGGTCATCGACGGCATCACCGAAGAGAACTACCGGGCGGCCTGTGAGGCCAAACAGCTGTTCGAGAACTTCACGGAGTACGTCCGGACGGTCCAGTCCGATGCCACGGCTCGGGGCGAAGTCGCCGCAGACGACGACTAA
- a CDS encoding DUF2085 domain-containing protein, with the protein MATPSDRTTELRRALAAMAPYLLSHHRADEYYRCHRLRVADREVAVCARCSGVYPGIVLGSLAVLFGVGGGLWAPLVAFGPAPALADWAVTTFTDRRGYNAVRTVTGATLGLAYGVALPWVLTTATVWPVAVAVGYGTAAAVGLRLSE; encoded by the coding sequence ATGGCCACTCCGAGTGACCGGACCACGGAACTCCGGCGTGCGCTCGCAGCGATGGCGCCGTACCTCCTCTCACACCACCGGGCCGACGAGTACTATCGATGCCACCGGCTCCGGGTAGCCGACCGCGAGGTCGCGGTCTGTGCCCGCTGTTCCGGCGTTTACCCCGGAATCGTCCTCGGTTCCCTCGCCGTCCTGTTCGGTGTCGGGGGCGGGCTGTGGGCGCCGCTGGTCGCGTTCGGGCCGGCACCGGCACTGGCAGACTGGGCGGTAACGACGTTTACCGACCGTCGGGGCTACAACGCCGTCCGGACGGTGACCGGCGCAACCCTGGGACTGGCCTACGGCGTCGCCCTCCCGTGGGTCCTGACGACGGCGACGGTGTGGCCGGTGGCGGTCGCCGTCGGCTACGGCACGGCCGCGGCGGTCGGCCTCCGGCTGTCGGAGTGA
- a CDS encoding zinc-ribbon domain and TM2 domain-containing protein — translation MSPDDDPSDDSDPTEAGDAPLDEDDWVEFDDDSNGPIDTDTGGTDDSGDPDDATAESGTVETAPAGEKYCQSCGTTLDADAKFCSACGTEQADATAAGSTAESPKDRVTAGVLGILLGGLGAHHFYLGNIGIGVLYLCFFWTGIPAVVGLIEGILYLSKTDQEFQRAYVDDEDDESDEDDESDEDGAESAHESTAASATAEDTESTRVDGPDDIDDGHSE, via the coding sequence ATGTCCCCGGACGACGATCCCTCCGACGACAGCGACCCCACCGAGGCGGGGGACGCCCCCCTCGACGAGGACGACTGGGTCGAGTTCGACGACGACAGCAACGGGCCGATAGACACCGACACCGGCGGGACGGACGATAGCGGTGACCCGGACGACGCCACGGCCGAATCCGGGACAGTCGAGACGGCACCGGCCGGGGAGAAGTACTGTCAGAGCTGCGGGACGACACTCGACGCCGACGCGAAGTTCTGCTCGGCGTGTGGAACGGAGCAGGCAGACGCCACAGCCGCCGGAAGCACCGCCGAATCGCCGAAGGATCGCGTCACCGCGGGCGTCCTGGGGATCCTGCTCGGCGGGCTGGGTGCACACCACTTCTACCTGGGAAACATCGGTATCGGCGTGTTGTACCTCTGTTTCTTCTGGACCGGCATCCCGGCGGTCGTAGGGTTGATCGAGGGAATCCTCTATCTGTCCAAGACCGACCAAGAGTTCCAGCGCGCGTACGTCGACGACGAAGACGACGAGAGCGACGAAGACGACGAGAGCGACGAGGACGGAGCGGAGTCGGCACACGAGAGTACAGCAGCGTCCGCGACAGCCGAGGACACCGAGAGCACCCGCGTCGACGGTCCCGACGACATCGACGATGGCCACTCCGAGTGA
- a CDS encoding alpha/beta fold hydrolase: protein MPTATNRGVDLYYETDGDGPTVAFVGDVGYGAWLWGWHHDAVAGPYETVVFDQRGTGRSDAPTGPYDVGTLAADLEAVLADHGVRSAHVVGAGLGGMVALRYAHEYTRASTLTLYCTAADGDDIDADALAELSLDAGPEASLSGAFSEQFRTEAADLLDRVTGWRREEDASGDPWEAQAAAMTGFSAPPLYEVTLPTTVYYGLDDPVVAPEAAESLAAELPRGDSEAVEGRHLCFVEHAPAVTDRLLATLDTHTDHEV from the coding sequence ATGCCGACAGCGACCAACCGCGGAGTCGACCTCTACTACGAGACCGACGGGGACGGACCCACCGTGGCCTTCGTCGGCGACGTGGGCTACGGCGCGTGGCTGTGGGGCTGGCACCACGACGCCGTCGCCGGCCCCTACGAGACGGTGGTGTTCGACCAGCGGGGGACCGGCCGGTCGGACGCTCCCACAGGCCCCTACGACGTGGGGACGCTCGCCGCCGATCTGGAAGCGGTGCTCGCCGACCACGGCGTCCGGTCGGCACACGTCGTCGGCGCCGGGCTCGGCGGGATGGTCGCGCTGCGGTACGCCCACGAGTACACCCGTGCGTCGACGCTGACGCTGTACTGTACGGCGGCCGACGGCGACGATATCGACGCGGACGCCCTCGCGGAGCTCTCGCTGGACGCCGGTCCCGAGGCGTCCCTCTCGGGTGCGTTCTCCGAGCAGTTCCGAACGGAAGCGGCCGATCTCCTCGACCGGGTCACGGGGTGGCGACGGGAGGAGGACGCGTCCGGCGACCCCTGGGAGGCTCAGGCGGCGGCGATGACGGGGTTCTCGGCGCCGCCGCTGTACGAGGTGACGCTTCCGACGACGGTGTACTACGGCCTCGACGATCCGGTGGTGGCCCCGGAGGCGGCGGAGTCGCTGGCCGCTGAGCTGCCGCGGGGGGACAGCGAGGCTGTCGAGGGGCGACACCTCTGTTTCGTCGAACACGCTCCCGCCGTCACCGACCGGTTGCTGGCGACGCTCGATACCCACACCGACCACGAGGTTTAA
- a CDS encoding DUF4013 domain-containing protein, with product MPYCTACGAAVDDADTFCQQCGHELGSPLSETNAVDGDSDSGPDESDEDPFERGVAGFALGYPVQDRYDPFLLGSVVSLLGAILPPLQLFTVGYAVQLCRGAARGDRTQPPFEGWRDLLVDGGRATVAVVVLWAVVAALGASLTALLAEAGLGGWDPLVLTAVGLAGLYVTPAVLTTCAATGRVGASFSQQFAGAVAFRGAYLKGFVLWLGLALVVGAIWLASWFTLVGPAFVSTYGLYLSGAFWGYHYREAARDGVVPALAPEAAEAITSPDHRVELADSR from the coding sequence ATGCCGTACTGTACGGCCTGCGGGGCCGCCGTCGACGACGCGGACACGTTCTGCCAGCAGTGTGGCCACGAACTGGGGAGCCCACTCTCCGAGACGAACGCGGTGGACGGTGACAGTGACTCGGGACCGGACGAGAGCGACGAGGACCCCTTCGAGCGCGGGGTCGCCGGGTTCGCGCTGGGGTATCCGGTCCAGGACCGGTACGACCCGTTCCTGCTGGGGAGTGTCGTGAGCCTGCTGGGTGCGATCCTGCCGCCCCTGCAGTTGTTCACCGTCGGCTACGCGGTCCAGTTGTGCCGCGGGGCCGCACGCGGGGACCGAACCCAGCCCCCCTTCGAAGGATGGCGGGACCTGCTCGTCGACGGGGGCCGGGCCACGGTCGCAGTCGTCGTGCTGTGGGCCGTCGTCGCCGCCCTGGGCGCGTCGTTGACCGCGCTCCTGGCGGAAGCCGGTCTGGGCGGCTGGGACCCGCTCGTGCTCACGGCCGTCGGGCTGGCCGGTCTCTACGTCACGCCAGCAGTGCTGACGACGTGTGCGGCGACCGGTCGGGTGGGCGCGTCGTTCTCCCAGCAGTTCGCCGGCGCAGTCGCCTTCCGGGGGGCGTATCTGAAAGGGTTCGTCCTCTGGCTGGGGCTGGCGCTCGTCGTCGGAGCGATCTGGCTCGCGTCCTGGTTCACCCTCGTCGGGCCGGCGTTCGTCTCGACGTACGGACTCTATCTCTCGGGGGCGTTCTGGGGGTATCACTACCGCGAGGCGGCCCGCGACGGCGTCGTCCCGGCGCTGGCTCCCGAGGCGGCGGAAGCTATCACGTCGCCCGACCACCGGGTGGAACTCGCCGACTCCCGCTGA
- the alaS gene encoding alanine--tRNA ligase, with the protein MSDLDEAYRLEYFEEAGFSRQECSSCGARFWARTQRETCGEPPCEEYGFIDDPGFDESYTLEEMREVFLSFFEERDHERIEPYPVAANRWRDDVLLTQASVYDFQPLVTSGTTPPPANPLCISQPCIRMQDIDNVGKTGRHTMAFEMMAHHAFNAREDIEDPEQYAYEGEVYWKDETVQYCVELFEELGADPAELTLIEDPWVGGGNAGPAFEVIYKGAELATLVFMSLEQDPDGEYEMKDGNTYSEMDTYIVDTGYGLERWTWMSQGTPTVYEAIYPEMIAFLKDNAGIDLTDEEATIVHDAAKLAGHMDIDEAEDIEAARDEIAAEVGVSVTELRELIEPLEEIYAIADHCRTLAYMLGDGIVPSNVGTGYLARMVLRRTKRLVDSVGVDAPLDELVDMQAERLDYENRDTIRDIVRTEVEKYRETLDRGGRRVRQLADEYAESGEPIPTEELVELYDSHGIQPDMVEEIAAERGVAVDVPDDFYSVVASRHGGGEAAETGDETPYADRLTELPDTDRLYYEDQQRTEFEAVVLEVFDREDGDYDVVLDQTMFYPEGGGQPPDHGTLSTDDITVEVTDVQRYDDVVVHTCDDDPGKGEFVRGQLDGNRRKRLMQHHTATHIVIHSARQVLGEHIRQAGAQKGTDSARIDVRHYDSIDREQVKQIELLANELVQDNVPVNQQWPDRHEAEEEHGFDLYQGGIPAGEQIRLIQIAEDVQACGGTHVARTGDIGTIKLQNTERIQDGVIRLTFSAGNAAIEATHATEDALAEAADVLDVAHEEVPETAARFFDEWKARGKEIEDLKEQLAEARASGGADAEEIDVGETTAVVQRIDADMEELRAQANALVEQGQIAVLGSGREGAQFVVAVPEGVGVDAGEVVGELAGRVGGGGGGPPDFAQGGGPDGDRLDDALADAPEILRSVADV; encoded by the coding sequence ATGAGCGACCTCGACGAGGCCTATCGACTGGAGTACTTCGAAGAGGCGGGGTTTAGCCGCCAGGAGTGCTCGTCTTGTGGGGCCAGGTTCTGGGCACGGACCCAGCGCGAGACCTGCGGCGAACCGCCGTGTGAGGAGTACGGGTTCATCGACGACCCCGGGTTCGACGAATCGTACACGCTCGAAGAGATGCGGGAGGTCTTCCTCTCTTTCTTCGAGGAACGGGACCACGAACGCATCGAGCCGTACCCGGTCGCGGCCAACCGCTGGCGCGACGACGTCTTGCTGACCCAGGCCTCTGTCTACGACTTCCAGCCGCTGGTCACCAGCGGGACGACGCCGCCACCGGCCAACCCGCTGTGTATCAGCCAGCCCTGTATCCGGATGCAGGACATCGACAACGTGGGCAAGACCGGCCGCCACACCATGGCCTTCGAGATGATGGCCCACCACGCGTTCAACGCCCGCGAGGACATCGAGGACCCCGAGCAGTACGCCTACGAGGGCGAGGTCTACTGGAAGGACGAGACCGTCCAGTACTGTGTCGAGTTGTTCGAGGAACTGGGCGCCGACCCCGCGGAACTGACCCTCATCGAGGACCCCTGGGTCGGGGGCGGCAACGCCGGCCCCGCCTTCGAGGTCATCTACAAGGGCGCGGAACTGGCGACGCTTGTGTTCATGTCCCTCGAACAGGACCCCGACGGCGAGTACGAGATGAAAGACGGGAACACGTACTCGGAGATGGACACCTACATCGTCGACACCGGGTACGGTCTCGAACGGTGGACCTGGATGAGCCAGGGAACGCCGACGGTGTACGAGGCGATCTACCCCGAGATGATCGCCTTCCTCAAGGACAACGCCGGGATCGACCTCACGGACGAGGAAGCCACCATCGTCCACGACGCCGCGAAGCTGGCGGGTCACATGGACATCGACGAGGCCGAGGACATCGAGGCCGCCCGCGACGAGATCGCCGCCGAGGTCGGCGTCTCCGTCACGGAACTCCGGGAACTGATCGAGCCCCTGGAGGAGATCTACGCCATCGCGGATCACTGCCGGACGCTGGCGTACATGCTCGGGGACGGCATCGTCCCCTCGAACGTCGGCACGGGCTATCTCGCACGGATGGTCCTCCGCCGGACGAAACGGCTGGTCGACAGCGTCGGCGTCGACGCGCCGCTGGACGAACTCGTCGACATGCAGGCCGAGCGCCTCGACTACGAGAACCGCGACACGATCCGGGATATCGTCCGTACCGAGGTCGAGAAGTACCGCGAGACCCTCGACCGCGGGGGCCGCCGGGTCCGCCAGCTCGCCGACGAGTACGCCGAGTCCGGCGAGCCGATCCCGACCGAGGAACTGGTCGAACTGTACGACTCACACGGCATCCAGCCCGATATGGTCGAGGAGATCGCCGCCGAACGCGGGGTCGCCGTCGACGTGCCCGACGACTTCTACTCGGTGGTCGCGAGCCGCCACGGCGGGGGCGAAGCGGCCGAGACGGGCGACGAGACGCCCTACGCCGACCGGCTGACAGAACTGCCCGACACCGACCGCCTCTACTACGAGGACCAGCAGCGCACGGAGTTCGAGGCCGTCGTCCTGGAGGTGTTCGATCGCGAGGATGGCGACTACGACGTGGTCCTCGACCAGACGATGTTCTACCCCGAAGGCGGTGGCCAACCCCCGGACCACGGGACGCTGTCGACCGACGACATCACCGTCGAGGTGACCGACGTCCAGCGTTACGACGACGTGGTCGTCCACACCTGTGACGACGATCCCGGGAAAGGCGAGTTCGTCCGCGGGCAACTGGACGGGAACCGGCGCAAGCGCCTGATGCAACACCACACCGCGACCCACATCGTCATCCACAGCGCCCGGCAGGTGCTGGGCGAGCATATCCGGCAGGCCGGTGCCCAGAAAGGGACCGACTCGGCCCGGATCGACGTTCGCCACTACGACTCGATCGACCGCGAACAGGTCAAACAGATCGAGTTGCTGGCCAACGAACTCGTCCAGGACAACGTCCCGGTCAACCAGCAGTGGCCCGACCGCCACGAGGCCGAGGAGGAACACGGCTTCGACCTCTATCAGGGCGGGATTCCCGCCGGCGAGCAGATCCGGCTGATCCAGATCGCCGAGGACGTCCAGGCCTGCGGCGGGACCCACGTCGCCCGGACCGGCGACATCGGGACGATCAAACTGCAAAACACCGAGCGCATCCAGGACGGGGTCATCAGGCTGACCTTCTCGGCCGGGAACGCGGCGATCGAAGCGACCCACGCCACCGAGGACGCGCTCGCTGAGGCCGCCGACGTGTTGGACGTGGCCCACGAGGAGGTCCCCGAGACGGCCGCCCGGTTCTTCGACGAGTGGAAGGCCCGCGGGAAAGAGATCGAGGACCTCAAAGAGCAACTGGCCGAGGCCCGCGCCTCCGGCGGCGCCGACGCAGAGGAGATCGACGTGGGCGAGACCACCGCGGTCGTCCAACGTATCGACGCGGACATGGAGGAACTCCGAGCACAGGCGAACGCCCTCGTCGAACAGGGACAAATCGCCGTCCTGGGCTCCGGGCGGGAGGGCGCACAGTTCGTCGTCGCCGTCCCAGAGGGCGTCGGTGTCGACGCCGGCGAGGTCGTCGGTGAACTCGCCGGCCGCGTCGGCGGCGGTGGCGGCGGTCCGCCGGACTTCGCACAGGGTGGCGGCCCCGACGGGGACCGCCTCGACGACGCTCTGGCGGACGCACCGGAGATCCTGCGGTCGGTCGCGGACGTCTGA
- a CDS encoding archaellin/type IV pilin N-terminal domain-containing protein, which produces MNGSTNRRAGERGQVGIGTLIVFISMVLVAAIAAGVLIDTSGYLQSSAETTGEQSSDSTTNRVGIVSATGNHFTNKQVGVVNLTVRRTPGSGPVDLGQATVQWIGPSGSYYQLAESGASGSPDGRFLVTTIQDDDDSQPVLDDSEDRFRITLDLGDSDNVGATEFGEELDEGETATVRITTTSGATTTERIVVPQTLSGGSAVAV; this is translated from the coding sequence ATGAACGGGTCGACCAACCGGAGGGCAGGCGAGCGTGGCCAGGTCGGTATCGGGACGCTCATCGTCTTCATCTCGATGGTGCTGGTAGCGGCCATCGCGGCGGGTGTCCTCATCGATACGTCCGGCTACCTCCAGAGTTCCGCGGAGACGACCGGCGAACAGTCCAGTGACTCGACGACGAACCGAGTGGGGATCGTCAGCGCGACGGGGAATCACTTCACGAACAAACAGGTCGGCGTGGTGAACCTCACGGTCAGACGGACGCCGGGGTCGGGACCGGTCGACCTCGGCCAGGCGACGGTCCAGTGGATCGGTCCGAGCGGCTCGTACTACCAGCTCGCCGAGAGCGGCGCATCCGGGAGTCCCGACGGCCGGTTCCTCGTGACGACGATCCAGGACGACGACGACTCGCAGCCGGTTCTGGACGATTCGGAGGACAGGTTCAGGATCACGCTCGATCTCGGTGACTCCGACAACGTCGGTGCCACCGAGTTCGGCGAGGAACTGGACGAGGGCGAGACGGCGACGGTCCGGATCACCACCACCTCCGGAGCGACCACGACCGAACGCATCGTCGTCCCCCAGACCCTCTCGGGCGGGTCCGCAGTCGCGGTGTAG
- a CDS encoding replication factor C small subunit has protein sequence MSEADSESRAGREEVWIEKYRPETLDDVMGHENIVGRLQSYVSRNDLSHMLFSGPAGTGKTSCATAIARELYGEDWREHFLELNASDERGIDVVRDRIKNFARTSFGGHDYRIIFLDEADALTSDAQSALRRTMEQFSNNVRFILSCNYSSQIIDPIQSRCAVFRFSPLSDEAVGAEIRHIAAEEGIELTDDGLDALVYAAAGDMRKAINGLQAASVSGDVVDESAVYTITATARPEEIHEMVQSALDGDFTAARATLDRLLTEEGIAGGDIIDQLHRSIWEFDIDDRAAVRVLERVGETDYRITQGANERVQLEAMLASLAQSE, from the coding sequence ATGAGCGAGGCCGACTCCGAGTCGCGGGCGGGGCGTGAGGAAGTGTGGATCGAGAAGTACCGCCCGGAGACCCTCGACGACGTGATGGGCCACGAGAACATCGTCGGCCGCCTCCAGAGCTACGTCTCCCGGAACGATCTGAGCCACATGTTGTTCTCGGGGCCAGCAGGCACCGGGAAGACGAGCTGTGCGACCGCCATCGCCCGGGAACTGTACGGCGAGGACTGGCGCGAGCACTTCCTCGAACTCAACGCCTCCGACGAGCGGGGCATCGACGTGGTCCGGGACCGGATCAAGAACTTCGCCCGCACCAGTTTCGGCGGCCACGACTACCGCATCATCTTCCTCGACGAGGCAGACGCGCTCACGAGCGACGCTCAGTCAGCGCTCCGCCGCACCATGGAGCAGTTCTCGAACAACGTCCGGTTCATCCTCTCGTGTAACTACTCCAGCCAGATCATCGACCCGATCCAGTCGCGGTGTGCGGTCTTTCGGTTCTCACCGCTGTCGGACGAGGCCGTCGGGGCGGAGATCCGCCACATCGCCGCCGAGGAGGGGATCGAGTTGACAGACGATGGCCTGGACGCGCTGGTCTACGCTGCCGCCGGCGACATGCGCAAGGCGATCAACGGGCTCCAGGCAGCCTCGGTCAGCGGCGACGTGGTCGACGAGTCGGCGGTCTACACGATCACCGCCACCGCACGACCCGAGGAGATCCACGAGATGGTCCAGTCGGCGCTGGACGGCGATTTCACCGCGGCCCGGGCGACGCTCGACCGACTGCTCACGGAGGAGGGGATCGCCGGTGGCGACATCATCGACCAACTGCATCGCTCGATCTGGGAGTTCGACATCGACGACCGGGCGGCCGTCCGAGTCCTCGAACGGGTGGGCGAGACCGACTACCGGATCACCCAGGGGGCAAACGAGCGGGTGCAACTGGAGGCGATGCTCGCCTCGCTCGCACAGTCGGAGTGA